TTATCCCCTCCATTGATACTCGTCATGCTTTGGGAATTATTTCTTCTCGCATTGGTCTTCAAAATGAAGCCCATGCTTTTGAAAGAAATTTTGACTTCTTCACCTTTGTTAAAGACCATATTCAAAAACAAAAAATCAGCTGTATTTTGATTGATGAAGCTCAATTTCTCAGCAAAGAACAAGTCTTTCAACTCACCCGCATTGTGGATGAGCTAAAAATTCCTGTCCTCGCCTATGGTTTAAGGTCTGACTTTATGGGAGAGCCCTTTGAAGGAAGCAAGTATTTGCTGGCTCTTGCAGAGGAGATTACAGAAATCAAAACCATCTGCCACTGTGGACGCAAAGCCACCATGAATGCGCGCATTGATGAAAATGGTTATGTATTGCGCGAAGGAGAACAAGTGGAAATTGGTGGCAATGACCGTTACATTGCCCTTTGCCGGAAACATTATATGAGCGGTGAAAGTTCACTTTCAGAACAAACTGTCAATAAGGTCGCCCAAAAAGC
The DNA window shown above is from Alphaproteobacteria bacterium and carries:
- a CDS encoding thymidine kinase; the protein is MAKLHFYYSAMNAGKTTTLLQSNYNYQERGMNTLLFIPSIDTRHALGIISSRIGLQNEAHAFERNFDFFTFVKDHIQKQKISCILIDEAQFLSKEQVFQLTRIVDELKIPVLAYGLRSDFMGEPFEGSKYLLALAEEITEIKTICHCGRKATMNARIDENGYVLREGEQVEIGGNDRYIALCRKHYMSGESSLSEQTVNKVAQKAL